The following are encoded in a window of Longimicrobium sp. genomic DNA:
- a CDS encoding energy transducer TonB, whose protein sequence is MFEKAVRRRADRRIGLGPREIAASVGAHVLVAAAIVATPPGQPTPVSTETATILLLYSPPPPPAPALPRQVRAPARTRTLQPGLLRAAAPTPEPQRPRDAVEPLLRAPVVAVLHPGDPPALDLARLRGLGEAGAVPDSGASRAGAAGSAGTPVVDAGVLAEPPQMVNRHEIAQVLGRLYPFRFRVRGTEGEVVMMFIIGLDGRAEMDSVQILSATDPGFVEPTLKGLARMRFRPAALNGVPVRVRATLPVTWILGGS, encoded by the coding sequence ATGTTCGAGAAGGCCGTCAGGCGGCGGGCGGATCGGCGGATCGGCCTCGGGCCCCGCGAGATCGCGGCTTCCGTAGGTGCGCACGTGCTGGTGGCCGCCGCGATCGTCGCCACGCCGCCCGGGCAGCCCACCCCGGTCTCGACCGAGACGGCTACCATCCTCCTGCTCTACTCGCCGCCGCCGCCGCCGGCGCCCGCCCTGCCACGCCAGGTGCGCGCGCCCGCCCGCACCCGCACGCTGCAGCCCGGGCTGCTCCGCGCCGCGGCGCCTACGCCCGAGCCGCAGCGCCCGCGCGACGCGGTGGAGCCGCTCCTTCGCGCGCCGGTGGTTGCGGTGCTGCACCCGGGCGACCCGCCGGCGCTGGACCTGGCGCGCCTGCGCGGCCTGGGCGAGGCGGGCGCCGTTCCCGACAGCGGCGCCAGCCGGGCGGGCGCCGCCGGGAGCGCCGGGACGCCGGTGGTCGACGCCGGGGTCCTGGCCGAGCCCCCACAGATGGTGAACCGCCACGAGATCGCCCAGGTGCTCGGGCGGCTGTATCCCTTCCGCTTCCGCGTGCGGGGGACGGAGGGCGAGGTGGTGATGATGTTCATCATCGGGCTCGACGGCCGCGCGGAGATGGACAGCGTGCAGATCCTCTCGGCCACCGACCCCGGCTTCGTGGAGCCCACACTCAAGGGGCTGGCGCGGATGCGCTTCCGCCCCGCCGCGCTGAACGGCGTTCCCGTCCGGGTGCGCGCCACGCTTCCCGTCACCTGGATCCTCGGTGGATCCTGA